In Gemmatimonadaceae bacterium, one genomic interval encodes:
- a CDS encoding PadR family transcriptional regulator — MAPSADVLQGTLDLLVLKSLSLAPMHGWGISQRIQQLSANALQVGQGSLYPALYRLEKKALVTSEWRTTENNREAKYYSLTRAGRRALGSEVESWRRFVGAVDLILDAGE, encoded by the coding sequence ATGGCCCCGTCCGCCGACGTGCTGCAGGGCACGCTCGACCTGCTCGTCCTCAAATCGCTCTCGCTGGCCCCCATGCACGGATGGGGCATCAGCCAGCGCATCCAGCAGCTCTCCGCGAACGCGCTGCAGGTGGGCCAGGGATCGCTCTATCCCGCCCTCTACCGCCTGGAAAAGAAAGCCCTGGTGACGAGCGAATGGCGCACCACGGAGAACAACCGCGAGGCCAAGTACTATTCGCTCACCCGCGCCGGCCGTCGCGCGCTGGGCAGCGAGGTGGAGAGCTGGCGGCGGTTCGTCGGTGCGGTTGATCTCATCCTCGACGCCGGCGAGTAG